In the genome of Raphanus sativus cultivar WK10039 chromosome 4, ASM80110v3, whole genome shotgun sequence, one region contains:
- the LOC108849936 gene encoding uncharacterized protein LOC108849936, translated as MQWNQDRIETILPHLMKEILLLQPSMTKVEDSFIWQPLPSSIYTTRSGYFSASMQTATLPISSDPGVFNWVRDVWSEACSPKMKLFLWSIIQRALPLGENLQQRGMIAGALCKRCHELETAMHTFFHCPYAQEVWHLIPLNRVVPLATDGTFKEVVVAFKRAVCLPPTGITSTILPWVCWTIWNARNQLLFEGKTISPADTATTGLRLAHEWTKAQDPVRVRKGPIPQGRISLNLLMEDSSVTTCRTDAAWDVRSKRAGMAWIFTDSTGTEINRGSTTQNWVKFPLIAEAMALRSALLSAETLGLTKLRCFSDNATLIRAITTDMQVKEIFGIVRDIKCISSVFVEVIFSHFNRSLNVEADLLAKLFLSSSLLVDL; from the coding sequence ATGCAATGGAATCAAGACAGAATTGAGACTATCTTACCACATCTGATGAAGGAGATTCTGCTACTACAACCAAGCATGACAAAAGTGGAGGATTCTTTCATATGGCAACCACTACCATCCAGCATTTACACTACGCGCTCTGGTTACTTCTCAGCATCTATGCAGACAGCTACGCTACCAATCTCGTCAGACCCGGGAGTCTTCAACTGGGTCAGAGATGTTTGGTCTGAAGCTTGTTCACCTAAAATGAAGCTCTTCTTGTGGTCCATTATCCAGAGAGCTCTGCCGCTGGGAGAAAACCTACAGCAAAGAGGCATGATTGCAGGAGCGTTGTGTAAGAGATGTCACGAATTAGAGACGGCGATGCATACCTTTTTCCATTGCCCCTATGCTCAGGAGGTATGGCATCTCATTCCCCTCAATCGCGTAGTTCCCCTAGCTACAGATGGAACCTTCAAAGAGGTTGTTGTCGCCTTCAAGAGAGCAGTGTGTCTACCTCCAACTGGAATTACAAGCACGATCCTACCGTGGGTCTGTTGGACGATTTGGAACGCACGAAACCAACTACTCTTTGAAGGTAAAACCATCTCCCCTGCCGATACTGCAACAACAGGATTACGGTTAGCACATGAATGGACCAAAGCTCAGGATCCAGTTAGAGTAAGAAAAGGACCTATACCTCAAGGAAGAATATCGCTGAATCTCCTTATGGAAGACTCTTCGGTTACTACTTGTCGAACAGATGCGGCATGGGATGTACGCTCCAAGAGAGCTGGTATGGCATGGATCTTCACGGATTCAACGGGGACAGAAATCAATCGAGGATCGACAACACAGAACTGGGTCAAATTCCCCTTGATTGCTGAAGCTATGGCCCTCCGATCGGCTCTCCTCTCTGCAGAGACGCTAGGGCTCACAAAGCTCCGGTGTTTCTCTGACAACGCAACGCTCATCAGAGCTATTACCACCGACATGCAGGTCAAGGAAATCTTCGGTATCGTTCGCGATATCAAATGCATCTCCTCTGTTTTCGTCGAAGTTATCTTTTCGCATTTTAATCGTTCCTTGAATGTCGAAGCCGATCTTCTGGCAAAACTTTTCCTTTCCTCTTCTTTGCTTGTGGACCTGTAA
- the LOC130511459 gene encoding probable protein phosphatase 2C 63 produces the protein MLRALVRPLERWCPGSRSSGDNLLWQSELRPHAGGEYSIAVVQANSRLEDQSQVFTSSSATYVGVYDGHGGPEASRFVNRHLFPYIHKFAKEEEGGLSADVISKAFKETEEDFCHMVKRSLPSKPQMATVGTCCLFGAVSDGTLYVANLGDSRAVLGRVVSGVAVAERLSTDHNVAVEEVRKEVKALNPDDSQIVMYIRGVWRIKGIIQVSRSIGDVYLKKPEFYRDPVFQQHGNPIPLRRPAMTAEPSVIVRKLKSQDLFLIFASDGLWEHLTDEAAVEIVLKHPRAGIARRLVRAALEEAAKKREMRYGDMKKIARGVRRHFHDDISVVVVYLDQHKPKNGKLVQQGGITAPPDIYSLRSDEAKQRQLLNVLY, from the exons ATGTTGCGAGCTCTAGTGCGGCCTCTCGAGCGGTGGTGCCCAGGAAGCAGATCGAGCGGCGATAACTTACTCTGGCAATCGGAGCTGAGACCGCACGCCGGCGGTGAGTATTCGATCGCGGTGGTTCAAGCCAATTCGAGACTAGAGGATCAGAGTCAGGTCTTCACATCCTCCTCCGCCACTTACGTCGGAGTCTACGACGGACACGGCGGACCCGAAGCTTCTAGATTCGTTAACAGACATCTCTTCCCTTACATCCAca AGTTcgctaaagaagaagaaggaggactATCTGCGGATGTGATTAGCAAAGCGTTTAAAGAAACTGAGGAGGATTTTTGTCATATGGTTAAACGATCCTTACCGTCGAAACCGCAGATGGCTACTGTGGGGACTTGCTGTCTCTTTGGTGCTGTCTCTGATGGTACACTGTACGTTGCGAATCTCGGGGACTCGAGAGCGGTTCTTGGGAGAGTTGTTTCAGGGGTTGCTGTAGCTGAGAGGTTGTCTACTGATCATAACGTCGCTGTTGAAGAGGTGAGGAAGGAGGTTAAGGCGCTTAACCCTGATGATTCGCAGATTGTTATGTATATTCGTGGAGTTTGGAGGATTAAAGGCATTATTCAG GTATCGAGATCAATTGGGGATGTATACTTGAAGAAACCCGAGTTTTACAGGGATCCGGTTTTCCAGCAACATGGGAATCCTATTCCTTTGAGGAGACCTGCGATGACAGCTGAACCCTCCGTTATAGTAAGGAAGCTTAAGTCACAGGACTTGTTTCTCATATTTGCATCAGATGGTCTCTGGGAACATCTTACTGATGAAGCAGCCGTAGAGATTGTACTCAAACACCCAAGAGCT GGAATCGCACGAAGGCTTGTAAGAGCAGCTCTGGAGGAAGCTGCCaagaagagagaaatgagaTATGGAGATATGAAGAAAATCGCCAGAGGGGTTCGAAGACATTTCCATGACGACATAAGCGTCGTTGTTGTTTATCTCGATCAACACAAACCGAAGAATGGTAAACTGGTACAGCAAGGAGGCATTACAGCTCCACCGGATATCTACTCACTACGCTCAGATGAAGCTAAGCAACGGCAGCTTCTCAATGTGTTATACTGA
- the LOC130494714 gene encoding uncharacterized protein LOC130494714 isoform X3 translates to MDVTTTDEVIVDRNEAVETPPEDDCCPICFSSFTVPCRGNCGHWYCGSCILQYWNYAAVSKPCKCPMCVRHITTLSPEASLQQRQEQEVKEVLAKIRRYNRLFVGGLTGFLQELPLLIKRLVWHMMDPDTNTLYFHEVRIFAMLMSTLYTAAEFSFIPTGGFRIVTVFDYTAIAMILILRVVGLYRRRRLAQRVRHIAAAEIEPE, encoded by the exons ATGGATGTAACAACAACCGACGAGGTAATTGTTGATCGGAACGAAGCGGTGGAGACGCCTCCAGAGGATGATTGTTGCCCGATCTGTTTCAGCTCCTTCACGGTCCCCTGTCGAGGCAACTGTGGCCATTGGTATTGCG GAAGCTGCATATTGCAGTATTGGAACTATGCTGCAGTCTCTAAGCCTTGCAAGTGTCCTATGTGTGTTCGACACATCACCACGCTGTCACCGGAAGCATCCTTGCAACAGCGGCAAGAGCAAGAGGTGAAGGAGGTTCTTGCTAAGATCCGTAGGTATAACCGTCTCTTTGTTGGAGGTTTAACTGGCTTTCTTCAG GAGCTGCCTTTGCTGATAAAGAGATTGGTGTGGCACATGATGGATCCAGATACAAACACTTTGTATTTTCATGAAGTTCGCATCTTTGCA ATGTTGATGAGTACCCTTTACACTGCGGCAGAGTTTAGCTTCATCCCAACGG GAGGGTTCAGAATAGTGACGGTGTTCGACTACACTGCTATTGCAATGATCTTGATTCTGCGCGTGGTGGGGTTATATCGGAGGAGACGTCTTGCTCAGCGTGTTAGGCATATTGCAGCTGCAGAAATTGAACCAGAATAA
- the LOC108853054 gene encoding F-box/kelch-repeat protein At4g23580, translating into MIDREEPPVNNLLMLSDDLVLNCLAHVSRLYYPTLSLVCKRFRSLLASVDLFQIRTLLGLTESFVYVCLRLHTDPSQLGWFILCQRPNTSRKVLVPISIPSPTCASLSGVAVVGPNIYVIGGGSKNNAWSSVMVMDSRFYTWREAPSMRVARVLPSACVVDEKIYVAGGYDNLDSTNWMEVFDTKTQTWEFLHIPSEEICLGSEYQSAKYEGTVYVRSRKKRATYKLHKGRWRAADIGMDGGWALSRYSYCVIENVFYRYSDRKMHWYDVRKKVWTTVKGLERFSMLLFSKGNVQLADHGGKIAILCEEYVFADKSITIWCAEIILEKRQNQEIWGTLECFENVLISNDNPYISNKADGTVGLVHALTSTVW; encoded by the coding sequence ATGATTGATAGAGAAGAGCCACCGGTCAATAACTTGCTGATGTTATCTGATGATTTGGTATTAAACTGCTTAGCCCACGTCTCAAGATTATACTATCCAACTCTATCTTTAGTTTGTAAACGATTTCGGTCTCTCCTTGCTTCAGTGGACCTTTTCCAAATCCGAACCCTCTTAGGCCTAACAGAGAGTTTTGTCTATGTGTGCTTACGACTCCATACCGATCCTAGCCAACTAGGTTGGTTCATTCTCTGCCAGAGACCAAATACCTCAAGAAAAGTTTTGGTCCCGATATCTATTCCCAGTCCTACATGTGCATCTTTGTCCGGTGTTGCAGTGGTTGGTCCTAATATATACGTCATTGGCGGTGGATCAAAGAATAATGCTTGGTCCAGCGTTATGGTCATGGACAGTCGTTTTTACACATGGCGTGAGGCTCCAAGCATGCGTGTAGCCCGTGTGCTCCCATCTGCTTGCGTCGTTGATGAGAAAATATATGTTGCGGGAGGCTATGATAATCTCGATTCAACGAACTGGATGGAGGTTTTTGATACGAAGACTCAAACTTGGGAGTTTCTACATATCCCGAGCGAGGAGATATGCTTAGGGTCTGAGTACCAAAGCGCAAAGTATGAAGGAACCGTCTATGTGAGGTCTCGGAAGAAACGTGCGACTTACAAGTTGCATAAAGGTAGATGGAGAGCGGCAGACATAGGGATGGATGGAGGATGGGCTTTGTCGCGATACTCTTATTGTGTGATAGAGAACGTGTTCTATCGTTACAGTGATAGGAAGATGCATTGGTATGACGTCCGAAAAAAAGTATGGACAACTGTTAAGGGTTTGGAAAGATTCTCTATGTTGCTTTTTTCTAAGGGTAACGTTCAGTTGGCCGATCATGGTGGGAAAATAGCGATTTTGTGCGAGGAGTATGTGTTTGCTGATAAGAGTATAACGATTTGGTGTGCAGAAATTATCCTTGAAAAACGCCAAAATCAGGAAATTTGGGGGACACTCGAATGCTTTGAGAATGTGTTAATATCCAATGATAATCCCTATATATCCAATAAGGCAGACGGTACAGTGGGTTTAGTGCATGCTTTAACTTCTACGGTTTGGTGA
- the LOC130494714 gene encoding uncharacterized protein LOC130494714 isoform X2, producing the protein MDVTTTDEVIVDRNEAVETPPEDDCCPICFSSFTVPCRGNCGHWYCGSCILQYWNYAAVSKPCKCPMCVRHITTLSPEASLQQRQEQEVKEVLAKIRRYNRLFVGGLTGFLQLQELPLLIKRLVWHMMDPDTNTLYFHEVRIFAMLMSTLYTAAEFSFIPTGGFRIVTVFDYTAIAMILILRVVGLYRRRRLAQRVRHIAAAEIEPE; encoded by the exons ATGGATGTAACAACAACCGACGAGGTAATTGTTGATCGGAACGAAGCGGTGGAGACGCCTCCAGAGGATGATTGTTGCCCGATCTGTTTCAGCTCCTTCACGGTCCCCTGTCGAGGCAACTGTGGCCATTGGTATTGCG GAAGCTGCATATTGCAGTATTGGAACTATGCTGCAGTCTCTAAGCCTTGCAAGTGTCCTATGTGTGTTCGACACATCACCACGCTGTCACCGGAAGCATCCTTGCAACAGCGGCAAGAGCAAGAGGTGAAGGAGGTTCTTGCTAAGATCCGTAGGTATAACCGTCTCTTTGTTGGAGGTTTAACTGGCTTTCTTCAG CTGCAGGAGCTGCCTTTGCTGATAAAGAGATTGGTGTGGCACATGATGGATCCAGATACAAACACTTTGTATTTTCATGAAGTTCGCATCTTTGCA ATGTTGATGAGTACCCTTTACACTGCGGCAGAGTTTAGCTTCATCCCAACGG GAGGGTTCAGAATAGTGACGGTGTTCGACTACACTGCTATTGCAATGATCTTGATTCTGCGCGTGGTGGGGTTATATCGGAGGAGACGTCTTGCTCAGCGTGTTAGGCATATTGCAGCTGCAGAAATTGAACCAGAATAA
- the LOC108837281 gene encoding serine/threonine-protein kinase SRK2E: MDRPAVSGPMDLPIMHDSDRYELVKDIGSGNFGVARLMRDKQSNELVAVKYIERGEKIDENVKREIINHRSLRHPNIVRFKEVILTPTHLAIVMEYAAGGELFERICNAGRFSEDEARFFFQQLISGVSYCHAMQVCHRDLKLENTLLDGSPAPRLKICDFGYSKSSVLHSQPKSTVGTPAYIAPEVLLKKEYDGKLADVWSCGVTLYVMLVGAYPFEDPDEPKNFKKTIHRILNVQYAIPDYVHISPECQHLISRIFVADSAKRISIPEIRNHEWFLKNLPADIMNDNVMNSQFDESDQPGQSIEEIMQIVAEATVPPAGTQSLNHYLTGSLDLEDDMDEDLESDLDDLDIDSSGEIVYAM, translated from the exons ATGGATCGACCAGCAGTGAGTGGACCGATGGATTTGCCGATCATGCACGATAGCGATAGGTACGAGCTCGTCAAAGATATTGGGTCCGGTAACTTCGGAGTTGCGAGGTTAATGAGAGACAAGCAGAGTAACGAGCTTGTTGCTGTCAAATATATCGAGCGAGGTGAGAAG ATAGATGAAAATGTGAAAAGGGAGATAATTAATCACAGGTCCTTAAGACATCCCAATATAGTAAGATTCAAAGAG GTCATATTAACACCAACTCATTTGGCTATTGTTATGGAATACGCAGCCGGAGGAGAACTCTTTGAGCGTATCTGCAATGCAGGCCGGTTCAGCGAAGACGAG GCAAGGTTTTTCTTCCAGCAACTCATTTCAGGAGTTAGTTATTGTCATGCTATG CAAGTATGTCACCGAGATTTGAAGCTCGAGAATACGTTACTAGATGGTAGCCCTGCCCCTCGTCTAAAGATATGTGATTTTGGATATTCCAAG TCCTCGGTGTTACATTCACAGCCAAAATCAACTGTTGGAACCCCTGCTTATATTGCTCCAGAGGTTTTACTAAAGAAAGAATATGATGGCAAG CTTGCAGATGTTTGGTCTTGTGGGGTAACACTGTATGTGATGCTTGTTGGTGCATACCCTTTTGAAGATCCAGATGAGCCTAAAAACTTCAAGAAAACAATACAT AGAATCTTGAATGTTCAGTACGCTATTCCAGATTATGTTCACATATCTCCTGAATGTCAACATCTGATCTCCAGAATATTCGTTGCTGATTCTGCAAAG AGGATATCAATCCCTGAGATAAGGAACCATGAATGGTTTCTCAAGAATCTACCGGCAGATATCATGAATGATAACGTGATGAATAGCCAGTTTGATGAATCAGACCAACCAGGTCAAAGCATTGAAGAGATCATGCAGATTGTTGCAGAAGCGACTGTTCCTCCTGCTGGCACTCAGAGTCTCAACCATTATCTCACAG GAAGCTTGGATTTGGAGGATGATATGGATGAAGATCTAGAGAGCGACTTGGATGATCTTGACATCGATAGTAGCGGAGAGATTGTGTATGCAATGTGA
- the LOC130494714 gene encoding uncharacterized protein LOC130494714 isoform X1: protein MDVTTTDEVIVDRNEAVETPPEDDCCPICFSSFTVPCRGNCGHWYCGSCILQYWNYAAVSKPCKCPMCVRHITTLSPEASLQQRQEQEVKEVLAKIRRYNRLFVGGLTGFLQKLQELPLLIKRLVWHMMDPDTNTLYFHEVRIFAMLMSTLYTAAEFSFIPTGGFRIVTVFDYTAIAMILILRVVGLYRRRRLAQRVRHIAAAEIEPE from the exons ATGGATGTAACAACAACCGACGAGGTAATTGTTGATCGGAACGAAGCGGTGGAGACGCCTCCAGAGGATGATTGTTGCCCGATCTGTTTCAGCTCCTTCACGGTCCCCTGTCGAGGCAACTGTGGCCATTGGTATTGCG GAAGCTGCATATTGCAGTATTGGAACTATGCTGCAGTCTCTAAGCCTTGCAAGTGTCCTATGTGTGTTCGACACATCACCACGCTGTCACCGGAAGCATCCTTGCAACAGCGGCAAGAGCAAGAGGTGAAGGAGGTTCTTGCTAAGATCCGTAGGTATAACCGTCTCTTTGTTGGAGGTTTAACTGGCTTTCTTCAG AAGCTGCAGGAGCTGCCTTTGCTGATAAAGAGATTGGTGTGGCACATGATGGATCCAGATACAAACACTTTGTATTTTCATGAAGTTCGCATCTTTGCA ATGTTGATGAGTACCCTTTACACTGCGGCAGAGTTTAGCTTCATCCCAACGG GAGGGTTCAGAATAGTGACGGTGTTCGACTACACTGCTATTGCAATGATCTTGATTCTGCGCGTGGTGGGGTTATATCGGAGGAGACGTCTTGCTCAGCGTGTTAGGCATATTGCAGCTGCAGAAATTGAACCAGAATAA